In one Dermacentor albipictus isolate Rhodes 1998 colony chromosome 4, USDA_Dalb.pri_finalv2, whole genome shotgun sequence genomic region, the following are encoded:
- the LOC135905285 gene encoding protein NCBP2AS2 homolog → MVLRVLLRYLLHNEQLIQRLADSYPFRRAAQITAHVMLRGKALGQESLELMSTSNLLRTLIERIGRTTEKARDMSTDKVKKLEEAIKELKKKRGL, encoded by the exons ATGGTTTTACGTGTGCTGCTACG ATACCTCCTTCATAATGAGCAGCTCATACAAAGG CTAGCAGATTCGTACCCCTTCAGGCGTGCAGCACAGATCACTGCTCACGTAATGCTGCGTGGAAAAGCCCTCG GACAGGAAAGCCTTGAACTCATGTCAACTTCTAACCTCCTGAGAACGCTGATTGAAAGGATTGGTCGAACAACCGAGAAGGCAAGGGATATGTCGACAGATAAGGTGAAAAAGCTGGAG GAGGCCATAAAAGAACTAAAGAAGAAACGAGGACTCTAG